The Bacteroidota bacterium genomic sequence GAAATCAATGTTAAAAACAATGAAAACTTTATTAAATACATAACTTCCGATAACAATAATTCATATCAAATTATTTTTTATAAAAGCAAAAAAACAAACAGGTGGTGGATGGAAATACCCGGTGACAAAGCAAAGAACTATGAAGACAAACAAATAATTCCCTGTTCTTACAAAGATTACATTGAAGCAACACAAGGTGAAATTCCTGAACGATGGTTAAAAGCATTACAAAAAATGGATTAGGAAACAGTATGCAAAAGAATATTGACAAATAAACAAGCACATTCTACGTTTAATAAATGAATTAAAATCAATTTTTGTTATTAAGTCAAGAAACCTTATCTTTGCAAAATTGTAAAAAAGTATTTTTTTTGTCATTAACTAAGAATCAGATTATTCAGAACTAAGATACATGAAGAAAAAAACAACATACAGAATTTTTGTTTTTTTATTAGCCCTTATCTTTTCTTCGTTTTTATCTTTTTCACAAAAAGAGGGTAATATTTGGTATTTCGGCAAATATGCAGGTGTTAATTTCAATGGCTACAACCCTACTGCAATTACAAACAGTGCAATGTTTCAATACGAAGGCTGTGCAACTATTTCCGATAGCAATGGTAATCTTTTATTCTATACAAATGGAATGACTGTTTGGAATAAAAGTCATCAAACGATGGAAAACGGTACAGGATTAAAAGGAGGATATCCCTCAACTCAATCTTCAATAATTGTTCCCAGACCAAAAAGCAATAAAATATATTTTATTTTTACTATTGACGATGTAGCAGGACCCAATGGTTTGCAATACTCAACTGTAAACATGAGTCTTGCTGGTGGAAAAGGTAAAGTAATCTCAAAAAACAATCTTCTTATTACTCCAACAACAGAGAAAGTTACAGCAGTAAGATGTAGCAATGGTACTGATACATGGGTAATTACTCACGGATGGGATACTAATGCATTCTTTACTTATATGGTTGACAGCACAGGTATAAATTCAACTCCTATTGTCAGTAATGTAGGTTATAAACATGGAGGGTCGCTTTCAAAAGCAAGTGGTTATCTCAAAGCTTCACCTGACGGTTCTAAAATAGCAATTGCCCAACAAAGCTATAACGGTCTAGTTCAAATCCTTGATTTTAACGACTCTACAGGATATTTATCAAACCCTATTACAATTTCGTCAATACACGACCCTTATGGTTTGGAATTTTCCCCTGACGGTTCAAAACTTTATATCAGTTCTCAAAGTACCGGAGAAATATATCAATTCAATTTACAAGCAGGAAGCACAAATGACATTTTAAGCTCCGAATATCAGGTTGGAATTTCTGCAAGTCAAGTTGGTGCTTTACAAATTGCAATTGACGGAAAAATTTATATTGCAAGAACAAGCGGTTATTTAGGAATAATAAAAAACCCTAACGCTTTTGGTTCGGGTTGCAATTTTCAAGATAACGGTTTATATCTTGGAGGTAAAGAAAGTAAATACGGTTTACCAACTTTTAATCAAAGTTATTTTTATAATCCTGACTTTTATTACGAAAATTTTTGTTTTGGAGATTCCACAAAATTTTACATCTATAACACAAGCTTTGTTGATTCGGTAAGATGGTACTTTGGTGATTTTAACTCAGGAAGTAAAAATACTTCTACGGATATTCATCCAAGCCACCTATATACAGCCCCGGGTAGTTACTCTCTTGGTTTATTTATTCATCATCAAGGAACTACTGACACAATAACATGGACATTACCAATTTATCCAAAACCTGAAATTGATTTCACTATAAACGATAGTGCTCAATGCTTAAAAGGAAATACTTTTGTATTTACAAATTTAACATCAATATCAAAAGGCTCAATTAATTATTTATGGAATTTTGGCGATACAGCTTCATCCGAACAAAAGTCTCCAATTTATTCTTACGGAAGTTCGGACACTTTTAAAACAACATTATATGCTGTCTCAAACCATGGATGTAAAGATACTTTTTCAAAATATAACATTGTGTTTCCTTCACCTGATGCAGATTTTTCAATGAATGACAGTGCCCAATGTTTTGACAAAAACGAATATAAATTTATAAACCTTTCTTCTATTGATTATGGTAGCCTTATTTATTATTGGACATTTGGAGATGGAAAGGTTGCTATTAAAAATAATCCTACACATACATATACAAGTGCCGATACTTTTCTTGTAAATTTAATAGCAACATCAAATCAAGGATGTAAAGATACAGCTACAGAAATTGCTTACGTGCATGTTCATCCTACACCAACCGCCATATTTTCAATAAATGATTCATCTCAATGTTTTAAAGGTAACCATTTCATTTTTACAAACAATTCACATTTTAATGATGGTGCCGTTTCTTATGAATGGTATTTTGATGATGGAGATACCTCTCACAGCGAAAATGTTACTCATTCTTATGATACAAACAGCACTTTTATGGTTACACTTTTTGCTATTTCTGAATTTAACTGCAAAGATGAAATGACAAAAAATGCTCATGTACATCCTATGCCAAATGCAAAATTTATATTAAATGACAGCTCTCAATGCTTAAATAAAAATCAAGCTGAGATCACCAATAACAGTACTATCAACAGTGGCAATATGAACTATTTTTGGGACTTTGGTGACGGCTTAACTTCGAATACAAAAAACCCTGTTCATCAATATTTGACTGATGATAGTTTTAATATCAAACTTGCAGTATTTTCCGATTTCGGTTGCTCCGATTCTACTTCCAAAAAAATATTTGTTCAACCAATGCCAAGTATTGATTTTACAATTAACGATAATACTCAATGCTTCTCTGATAATAATTTTATTTTTACAAATAGCTCAACTATAAAATATGGAAGTATAACCACTTACGAATGGCAAACTGATGATGGCAATTCATTCTCTTCAAAAAACCTAACACATAGTTACACAACTCATAACGAATATGATGTTCAATTGCTTTGCATTTCTGATAAAGGCTGTAAAGATTCTATTCAAAGAAAAGCCTTTGTTTTTCCAATGCCCAAAACTAATTTTATAATTGATGACTCTGTGCAATGCTTCGGAAATAATAAATTTGCATTTGAAGATAAATCCACAATTGTTGAAGGAATTATAGAATCCTATTATTGGCAACCCGGTGACGGCTCAGTCTATCTTACTCGAAAATTTAATCACTCCTTCTCCAATCCAAATACTTACCTCGCAAAATTATATTCATCTTCTGATCAAGGATGTGTCGATTCTGCTACTAAAATGATAATTGTTAATCCTAATCCCGAAACGAAATTCTCAATTAATGATAAGGAGCAATGCCTTAACAATAATCTTTTTGTTTACAAAAATAATTCTACAATACAATCAGGGTCAATCAATTCAAATTTATGGGATGTTGGTGACGGAACAAACTATAATTTAATTAGCCTAAGCCATACTTATTCCGCTTATGATACTTTTGAAATAATACTAAAAACAATTTCGGATAAAGGATGTACTGATTCACTTAACAAAACTGTTTATGTACATGCAATGCCTAAAGCAAAATTTGATGTAAACAAGAGCAAACAATGTCTTGACAATAATAATTTTGATTTTGTAAATACATCCACAATTGTTAATGGTTCACTTACAGGTTATTTCTGGACATTTGGAGACGGAGGTTCATCTTATGCAAATTCACCTGATTTTTCATACACTGATGATGGCACTTATAATGTGGAATTAAAAGTTACTTCAAATCACGGATGTACTGATTCTACAACAACAAAAATGACAGTTTTTCCAATGCCTCAACCTGATTTTGACAATAGTATGCCCTGCTTGAATGTTCCAACAAATTTTTCTGATAAATCAACTATTACATCTCCCGGAAATATAACTCAATGGCAATGGCATTTTGGAAACGGAGCTTCATCAACCAACTCTTCCCCATCTTGCACTTATGACCAAGCCGGAATTTATGTAGTTAATTTCATTGCAACATCTGACAAAGGCTGTAATAGTTCAACATCAAAAACCCTAAAGGTTAATAATCATGTTTCACAAAATTATTTAATAAGAACCACAGTTGAAAACAACGACCATATTTTAATTGAATGGACTGCCTCTCCTTCAGGTTCTCCCGCAAAATACATTCTTGAAAGATCGGATGGAAATGGATTTAACGAAATTGCAAAATTATCTCCCACTACTCTTTCTTATAAAGATTACAACGCTAATATTTCATCTAATTCATATTCCTACAGAATAAAAGTAGTTGATAGTTGTAATTATCAAAGCAATTATTCAAACATTGGAAAATCCATTTTACTTACAATTGATGCCAACAAAAACCCTCTTGTATTAAACTGGACAAAATATGAAGAATGGAAGTATCCTGTTGAAAATTACAAAATCCAATTACAAAATACAGAAACATACTTCTTTGAAGAAATCACAACCTTATCAAGCGATTCATCAAGTTTTACCGATGCAAATAATAGTCAATTATTAGATGAATATTGCTACAAAATAACTGCTTACGAATCGGACACAAATACTATAAGTAATTCAAATGTTGCCTGTGAATCTATTCCCTTACTTGTATGGATTCCCAATACCTTTACACCAAATAATGATGGTATTAATGACACATACAAAATTATTGGGAAATATATTGTTGACTTTCAAATAGGAATTTTTAATCGCTGGGGTGAAGAAGTTTTTAAAAGTAATGATATTAATAATTGCTGGGATGGTACTTTTAGAAATAAATTATGTGAAACCGACACTTATTTTTTCCGTCTTGTTGTAAAAGGAACAAAAGAGCAAAAGAGAATTGAAAACGGAACTTTGTTGTTGCTTAGGTGATAACAAGTATTAAAAAATATATAATAAAAATATTTTTAAAGAATATCTTTTGTAATTTTGAAGTGCTTTTTAAATTTATTCGTTTTTGTTAAATCAATTGATGATGTTCAACGTAAAACAATTTTTTGAAAATATTGATTTTTCGTTTGATAAAGATTTTTGTCAAAATAATGTGATAATTTTTGAAAATGCTGAATTGACAAAAAAACTGAAAAATAATATTTTTGTTTATGACAATAAAAATATTGAGCAAACTCAAAGCTCTTTTTATATAATTGCAACTAATCTGACAGAAAAAGAACTACTTGACACAAGAAAATATATTTGGAATGAAGATAAATATGATTTATTCTTTTATCCTGAAAATGCTACAACAATCTCATTATTTTATGCAAAAAAAAGCCCAGATGAAAACGCTTTAAAAATAGACACTTTCAAAGGTCAAAATGAAGATAACAAGAATTTAGAAAAAATAAAAAAATGGAATTTCGAGTCAGGAGCCTTTTGGCTTTCTTACGCTAACTTTATTGATAAAATAAAAAAAAGTGAAAGAATTGATGAGAAGTTAATAAAGCAACTCAAAATCCTAAAATCAAAATTATTAAAAAAATTAGGCAAGGATAAGATTGAAACGATACAATCGTTAATTGACAGAACATTATTTATCAAATTTCTTGAAGACAATCACATCATTAATTCTTTTTTCTATCAGCATTTTTTCAATGACCAAAATCTTAATTATAAAGAATTATTACACAAAAAAGATGCTGAAAGTATTAATTTGCTTTTTGAAAAAATAAACGAAATTTTTAGTAATGTTCTTTTTATTACACCGACAATCAAAGATGAATTTATTATAAAATCATCAGATTTAATATACAGAGCAATAAAACAAGAAGATTTAAAAACGGGACAACTGTCTTTGTTTGATTTTCGTTTTGATATTATTCCAATAGAATTTATCAGTCATATTTACGAAGTATTTCTTGAAGACGACCAACTTGACCAAGGCATTTATTATACACCGCCTAAATTAGCCCAACTAATAATTGATGACACAATTTCCAAAACAGGCAAAATACTTGACCCTGCCTGTGGTTCGGGAATGTTCTTAATTTTAGGATTTAGAAAACTCTTAGAAAACAATCCTACACCTCCAAAAGCAAATGTGTCTCAAGAAATTACTCATAAAATAGATTTACTTCAAAAATATATTTTTGGTATCGAAAAAGAGAATACAGCATGGAGATTAACCATTTTTTCTCTTTATCTTGAAATATTAAAAGGCTTACCGAGTGATGAGATAAAAGAGTATATCAAAAAACGTATAGAACAAAATACAGATATTAAGATTTTTCCGGATTTTTCCGATAATATAAAAGAGGGTAATTCACTTGGAGTTTTAGAAGCAGAATTGCACTTTCCAAATCAAACTTTTAATTATATAGTAGGAAATCCTCCATTTTTACAGATTTCACAAAAAGCAACTGAGATTGATTTTATAAATAATTACAAAACAAAAATAAACGGAAAGGAAATAAAAGCAAATAATATTATTGGGAAAAATCAAATTTCTCAGGCATTTATTCTGAAAATAAAAGATTGGGCAAATGAAAATACAAAATTTGGTTT encodes the following:
- a CDS encoding PKD domain-containing protein, translating into MKKKTTYRIFVFLLALIFSSFLSFSQKEGNIWYFGKYAGVNFNGYNPTAITNSAMFQYEGCATISDSNGNLLFYTNGMTVWNKSHQTMENGTGLKGGYPSTQSSIIVPRPKSNKIYFIFTIDDVAGPNGLQYSTVNMSLAGGKGKVISKNNLLITPTTEKVTAVRCSNGTDTWVITHGWDTNAFFTYMVDSTGINSTPIVSNVGYKHGGSLSKASGYLKASPDGSKIAIAQQSYNGLVQILDFNDSTGYLSNPITISSIHDPYGLEFSPDGSKLYISSQSTGEIYQFNLQAGSTNDILSSEYQVGISASQVGALQIAIDGKIYIARTSGYLGIIKNPNAFGSGCNFQDNGLYLGGKESKYGLPTFNQSYFYNPDFYYENFCFGDSTKFYIYNTSFVDSVRWYFGDFNSGSKNTSTDIHPSHLYTAPGSYSLGLFIHHQGTTDTITWTLPIYPKPEIDFTINDSAQCLKGNTFVFTNLTSISKGSINYLWNFGDTASSEQKSPIYSYGSSDTFKTTLYAVSNHGCKDTFSKYNIVFPSPDADFSMNDSAQCFDKNEYKFINLSSIDYGSLIYYWTFGDGKVAIKNNPTHTYTSADTFLVNLIATSNQGCKDTATEIAYVHVHPTPTAIFSINDSSQCFKGNHFIFTNNSHFNDGAVSYEWYFDDGDTSHSENVTHSYDTNSTFMVTLFAISEFNCKDEMTKNAHVHPMPNAKFILNDSSQCLNKNQAEITNNSTINSGNMNYFWDFGDGLTSNTKNPVHQYLTDDSFNIKLAVFSDFGCSDSTSKKIFVQPMPSIDFTINDNTQCFSDNNFIFTNSSTIKYGSITTYEWQTDDGNSFSSKNLTHSYTTHNEYDVQLLCISDKGCKDSIQRKAFVFPMPKTNFIIDDSVQCFGNNKFAFEDKSTIVEGIIESYYWQPGDGSVYLTRKFNHSFSNPNTYLAKLYSSSDQGCVDSATKMIIVNPNPETKFSINDKEQCLNNNLFVYKNNSTIQSGSINSNLWDVGDGTNYNLISLSHTYSAYDTFEIILKTISDKGCTDSLNKTVYVHAMPKAKFDVNKSKQCLDNNNFDFVNTSTIVNGSLTGYFWTFGDGGSSYANSPDFSYTDDGTYNVELKVTSNHGCTDSTTTKMTVFPMPQPDFDNSMPCLNVPTNFSDKSTITSPGNITQWQWHFGNGASSTNSSPSCTYDQAGIYVVNFIATSDKGCNSSTSKTLKVNNHVSQNYLIRTTVENNDHILIEWTASPSGSPAKYILERSDGNGFNEIAKLSPTTLSYKDYNANISSNSYSYRIKVVDSCNYQSNYSNIGKSILLTIDANKNPLVLNWTKYEEWKYPVENYKIQLQNTETYFFEEITTLSSDSSSFTDANNSQLLDEYCYKITAYESDTNTISNSNVACESIPLLVWIPNTFTPNNDGINDTYKIIGKYIVDFQIGIFNRWGEEVFKSNDINNCWDGTFRNKLCETDTYFFRLVVKGTKEQKRIENGTLLLLR
- a CDS encoding DNA methyltransferase, whose translation is MMFNVKQFFENIDFSFDKDFCQNNVIIFENAELTKKLKNNIFVYDNKNIEQTQSSFYIIATNLTEKELLDTRKYIWNEDKYDLFFYPENATTISLFYAKKSPDENALKIDTFKGQNEDNKNLEKIKKWNFESGAFWLSYANFIDKIKKSERIDEKLIKQLKILKSKLLKKLGKDKIETIQSLIDRTLFIKFLEDNHIINSFFYQHFFNDQNLNYKELLHKKDAESINLLFEKINEIFSNVLFITPTIKDEFIIKSSDLIYRAIKQEDLKTGQLSLFDFRFDIIPIEFISHIYEVFLEDDQLDQGIYYTPPKLAQLIIDDTISKTGKILDPACGSGMFLILGFRKLLENNPTPPKANVSQEITHKIDLLQKYIFGIEKENTAWRLTIFSLYLEILKGLPSDEIKEYIKKRIEQNTDIKIFPDFSDNIKEGNSLGVLEAELHFPNQTFNYIVGNPPFLQISQKATEIDFINNYKTKINGKEIKANNIIGKNQISQAFILKIKDWANENTKFGFVLNSSNFYNEKSTNFQKFFFENYRIENFYELSRVKNILFKKAKESVIVVIFNNNKIDKNTLKYYPVNLELFSETFKTLVIQEDNKIDLKQKDILEQNIILRDYLIGNKFDLKLYNKIRENNKIEHFLFHIKNTKDKIYNGIQIVGEEQLIKEFKIPENKWKTLKKKERKEYSDEFKKKYTRAKKENNFTTPLIIPKNLLSFQLNKPEIFLGDISNFHRKRNSKIYEGKKILINRVGSNLNAFYSKGKIYYNFDIYSIFLSDSKLYNLFTAILNSTTINYLTNLIYRKRSDGSYPKIGYEAIKNIPIPKELDKDLVSEISKISKQLTDRKLKYEDEIKDKLNELIYDLYDLSFTERQRIKDFFSEKKLVSPEDFEEYKQTLKNVFELYFENNPTITHYQDKSFGFDLSVVAIHFNQTENKQPTAKKTLKFIISEEILKNTKENFLVLREKIIGDNCIYITKSNKFQNWTKSKAFEDGKDILKLIKQ